One Candidatus Binatia bacterium genomic window carries:
- the mutM gene encoding bifunctional DNA-formamidopyrimidine glycosylase/DNA-(apurinic or apyrimidinic site) lyase, producing MPELPEVETIRRSLVPCLGAEIALVKVHEPRLRRPVDEAALQAAAGCRISALERQGKYLILALSNEQILLLHFGMSGTLRLVPPDRAPEEHDHVEFFLADGRRCVVNDPRRFGLVWLGPREAASELAGLGPDALAAEFSPDYLRWASRRTARSIKNLLLDQRVVAGIGNIYANEALFVAGIRPSRSARRLTRAEIDRLHGALQVTLEEAIAAGGSSIADFHDSNGRPGYFQHRFRVYDRAGKPCGVCAAPVRRVVHTGRSSFYCPRCQH from the coding sequence ATGCCGGAGCTGCCTGAAGTCGAAACCATTCGCCGCAGCCTGGTCCCGTGCCTGGGAGCAGAAATCGCCCTGGTCAAGGTACACGAGCCACGGCTGCGCAGGCCAGTTGACGAAGCCGCGCTGCAGGCCGCGGCGGGCTGCCGAATTTCCGCGCTGGAGCGGCAGGGCAAATACCTGATCCTCGCGCTTTCCAACGAACAGATCCTTCTTTTGCACTTCGGCATGAGCGGCACGTTACGCCTCGTGCCGCCGGATAGGGCACCGGAAGAACACGACCATGTGGAGTTCTTCCTAGCCGACGGGCGGCGCTGCGTTGTCAACGACCCGCGCCGGTTCGGCCTCGTGTGGCTCGGGCCGAGAGAGGCAGCCAGCGAGCTCGCTGGCCTGGGGCCGGACGCTCTCGCCGCCGAGTTCTCCCCGGACTACCTCCGCTGGGCGAGCCGTCGCACGGCGCGCAGCATCAAAAACCTGCTTCTCGACCAACGCGTGGTGGCCGGGATCGGCAACATTTACGCCAACGAAGCGCTGTTCGTTGCCGGCATTCGACCCAGCCGCTCAGCCCGACGCCTCACTCGTGCCGAGATCGATCGGCTCCACGGTGCCCTGCAGGTGACCCTTGAGGAAGCCATTGCTGCGGGTGGGAGTTCGATAGCCGACTTTCACGACAGCAACGGTCGCCCCGGCTACTTCCAGCACCGCTTCCGCGTATACGACCGGGCGGGGAAGCCTTGCGGCGTTTGCGCAGCGCCCGTTCGGCGGGTGGTGCACACGGGTCGCTCCAGTTTTTACTGCCCGCGCTGCCAGCACTGA
- a CDS encoding universal stress protein: protein MLEPFRRILVTTDFSEAGDRAIPHAFRMAADHGAEVILCHVIEPVIVPNPLYAQYYPGELLSPDVLARAQDDARVALTERVPRDEALAGVQYRVVVGQGAPVEEIIRIAEAEGVDLIVIATHGHTGLKHLLMGSVAERVVRHARCAVLVVR from the coding sequence ATGCTGGAACCGTTCCGCCGCATTTTGGTGACGACCGACTTTTCGGAGGCGGGCGACCGTGCCATCCCGCACGCATTTCGCATGGCCGCCGACCATGGCGCGGAAGTGATTTTGTGCCACGTGATCGAGCCGGTGATCGTGCCGAACCCACTGTACGCGCAGTATTACCCGGGCGAGCTGCTGAGTCCGGACGTGTTGGCCCGCGCGCAGGACGATGCACGGGTTGCCTTGACGGAACGCGTGCCGCGCGACGAGGCGTTGGCTGGCGTGCAGTATCGGGTTGTGGTGGGGCAGGGGGCACCGGTCGAGGAGATCATCCGGATTGCCGAGGCGGAGGGGGTGGATTTGATCGTGATTGCGACCCACGGGCACACTGGGCTGAAGCATTTGCTCATGGGGAGCGTGGCGGAACGTGTCGTCCGCCACGCCCGTTGCGCTGTTCTGGTGGTGCGGTGA
- a CDS encoding SDR family oxidoreductase, with amino-acid sequence MRLRDRVAIITGAGQGIGRAYAHRFAQEGAKVVIAEINPEWGKRTEEEIRSTGDEAWFIQTDVSKEDSVKACAAETHKRYGSIDILLNNAAIFYGLDREDTSLAYFNRILSVNLTGVWLMTRAVEPYMKRQRRGKIINQSSTAAYMGNVGLVDTSDPDKPSPPFHYSVAKMGVNGLTKYFAGSLGPWGINVNAIAPGVTLTEATKSVVPPEMIDMLVMYTALKKPLKPEDLTGTAVFLASSDSDMMTGQVLVVDGGMIMLG; translated from the coding sequence ATGCGGCTTCGTGATCGGGTGGCGATCATTACGGGAGCAGGGCAAGGAATCGGCCGTGCGTACGCACACCGCTTTGCGCAAGAAGGCGCCAAAGTGGTCATTGCTGAGATCAATCCCGAGTGGGGAAAGCGCACCGAGGAGGAAATCCGCTCGACCGGCGACGAGGCGTGGTTCATCCAAACCGATGTGTCGAAGGAAGACAGCGTGAAAGCTTGCGCTGCCGAAACTCATAAGCGGTACGGCAGCATCGACATCCTCTTGAACAACGCCGCCATCTTTTACGGACTCGACCGCGAAGACACCTCGCTTGCCTATTTCAACCGAATCCTTTCTGTAAACCTCACCGGTGTGTGGCTCATGACCCGCGCGGTCGAGCCATACATGAAACGGCAACGCCGCGGCAAAATCATCAACCAATCCTCTACCGCAGCCTACATGGGCAATGTGGGTTTAGTGGATACCAGCGACCCCGATAAGCCATCGCCGCCGTTTCACTACAGCGTGGCGAAGATGGGTGTGAACGGCCTCACCAAATACTTCGCCGGCTCGCTCGGACCGTGGGGCATCAACGTCAATGCCATCGCTCCGGGGGTCACGCTCACAGAGGCGACCAAATCCGTCGTGCCCCCGGAAATGATCGACATGCTGGTTATGTACACCGCGCTTAAAAAGCCGCTGAAGCCCGAAGACCTCACCGGAACCGCAGTGTTCCTCGCTTCTTCGGATAGCGACATGATGACCGGCCAAGTGTTGGTGGTCGACGGCGGCATGATCATGCTGGGTTGA
- a CDS encoding cytochrome P450 — MAAPLVYDPYSYEVHENPYPIYARLRAEAPVYHNPERNFYALSRYDDVRDAMQDWQTFSSQGGVSLEGSGKAPPMIIAMDPPRQTRLRRIISAAFTPRRVAEMEPQIRTLARRLLAPLLEQEEFDFIDDFSGKLPMAVIAHMLGVPEQDHDMLRAWSDLLLHREPNDPRVTPAGVEAAGNIVRYFAQAAEERRQRPGADLLSALLEAEVEGERLSREEVLGFCFLLIIAGNETTTKMLGNAVDLLYRHPDQRARLVREPARIADAVEEVLRFEPSTQALARVATREVTLHDVTIPAGARLLLLIGSANRDERVIERADEFDVFRTPVAHLAFGIGTHFCLGASLARLEGRVALEEILKLMPDYEVDRSRCERVHSTNVRGYAHLPMRAGKRREERVHAAS, encoded by the coding sequence ATGGCGGCCCCGCTGGTGTACGACCCGTACAGTTACGAGGTCCATGAAAACCCCTATCCCATTTACGCCCGCTTGCGTGCGGAAGCGCCCGTCTATCACAACCCGGAGCGCAATTTTTATGCGCTCTCGCGCTACGACGATGTGCGCGACGCCATGCAGGACTGGCAGACGTTCTCTTCCCAGGGAGGCGTGTCCTTGGAGGGCAGCGGCAAAGCGCCGCCGATGATCATTGCCATGGATCCGCCGCGGCAAACGCGGCTGCGCCGCATCATCAGTGCCGCTTTTACTCCGCGGCGCGTGGCTGAGATGGAGCCGCAAATTCGTACCCTCGCACGGCGATTGCTGGCACCTCTGCTCGAGCAGGAGGAGTTCGACTTCATTGACGACTTCTCCGGCAAGCTGCCCATGGCGGTGATTGCCCACATGCTCGGCGTTCCTGAGCAAGACCATGACATGCTGCGGGCGTGGTCGGACTTGCTTCTCCATCGCGAGCCCAACGACCCACGGGTGACCCCTGCGGGTGTGGAGGCCGCGGGCAATATCGTGCGGTACTTCGCGCAAGCCGCCGAAGAGCGGCGGCAGCGGCCGGGCGCTGATTTATTGAGCGCGTTGCTGGAAGCGGAAGTCGAGGGCGAACGGCTCTCCCGCGAGGAAGTGTTAGGGTTTTGCTTCCTGCTGATTATTGCCGGTAACGAGACGACCACGAAAATGCTTGGCAACGCCGTGGATTTGCTTTATCGCCACCCGGATCAACGCGCCCGCCTGGTGCGCGAACCCGCGCGCATTGCCGATGCTGTGGAGGAGGTGTTGCGCTTCGAGCCGTCCACCCAAGCGTTGGCTCGGGTGGCGACGCGCGAGGTGACGCTGCACGACGTGACAATTCCCGCGGGCGCGCGGTTGCTGTTGCTCATTGGCTCCGCCAACCGCGATGAGCGCGTGATCGAGCGCGCCGACGAGTTCGATGTGTTTCGCACCCCAGTGGCCCACTTGGCCTTTGGCATCGGAACCCATTTTTGCTTGGGGGCGTCGCTCGCACGCTTGGAGGGGCGCGTGGCCCTCGAAGAAATCTTGAAGCTCATGCCTGACTATGAGGTCGACCGCTCCCGCTGCGAGCGCGTGCATTCGACCAACGTGCGCGGCTACGCCCATTTGCCCATGAGGGCGGGGAAACGAAGGGAGGAAAGGGTGCATGCGGCTTCGTGA
- a CDS encoding OB-fold domain-containing protein: protein MSEDWLLPDVEDPDSAPFWQAAARGELVVQSCAACGKRRMPPRPMCHYCRSLDHRWEPLSGRGTIWSFVIAHPPLLPAYEAVAPYNVIVVATAEDPSIRFVGNLVESPDGAFYRTKPELLRIGAPVRVVFQEVAGVHFPRWMLETSER, encoded by the coding sequence ATGAGCGAAGACTGGTTGCTCCCGGATGTCGAAGACCCTGACAGTGCGCCTTTTTGGCAAGCCGCGGCACGCGGCGAACTGGTAGTCCAGAGCTGCGCTGCGTGCGGGAAGCGCCGCATGCCCCCGCGTCCGATGTGCCACTACTGCCGCTCGCTGGACCACCGCTGGGAACCGCTGTCCGGGCGGGGCACGATTTGGTCGTTCGTCATCGCCCATCCGCCGCTGTTGCCGGCCTACGAAGCGGTGGCACCGTACAATGTGATTGTCGTTGCTACTGCGGAGGACCCGAGCATCCGATTCGTGGGCAATTTGGTCGAATCGCCCGACGGCGCTTTTTATCGAACCAAACCCGAGCTGTTGCGCATCGGTGCCCCTGTTCGCGTCGTCTTTCAGGAAGTGGCTGGAGTGCATTTCCCCCGCTGGATGCTGGAGACTAGCGAACGTTAA
- a CDS encoding lipid-transfer protein, translated as MEIKDRTAIVGIGQTKFGKGLPETELALACQAISAALDDAGIAPREVDGLVMFSMENGREVEVARNLGLGPITYFGEIGYGGGAGCATVGHAAMAVATGQCRVAVAWRARKRSAKSSRPWANVAPRVGGAAQWTRPFGLLRPVDEIAMLTRRYMHEYGATRDHLANVALACRKHANRNPNATFFDRPLTREQYMSARWISEPLCLFDNCLETDGALAVVVTSAERARDAKHPPVYIHAFAQSIPEQCQPMTNYFCDDPLRGPAWDCARLLWSKSDFKPQDVRVAQIYDAFTPLILLSLEGYGFCGRGEGGPFTEGGALEWPDGRLPVNTSGGGLSEAYVHGFNLILEGVRQMRGTSTCQVPDAPCCLITSGEGVPTSALLLRRSG; from the coding sequence ATGGAAATCAAGGATCGAACAGCGATTGTGGGCATCGGCCAGACGAAATTTGGCAAGGGTCTTCCGGAGACCGAGCTTGCCCTCGCTTGCCAGGCCATCTCAGCCGCGCTCGATGACGCGGGCATCGCTCCACGCGAGGTGGACGGACTGGTAATGTTCTCCATGGAGAACGGCCGGGAAGTGGAGGTGGCGCGGAATTTAGGCCTCGGTCCCATCACGTACTTTGGCGAAATCGGGTACGGCGGTGGTGCAGGCTGTGCCACTGTCGGCCACGCCGCGATGGCCGTCGCAACTGGGCAATGCCGCGTGGCGGTGGCTTGGCGTGCCCGCAAGCGCTCGGCGAAGAGCAGCCGCCCGTGGGCGAACGTGGCGCCGCGGGTGGGTGGGGCGGCACAGTGGACCCGTCCGTTCGGGCTGCTGCGCCCGGTGGATGAAATTGCCATGCTGACCCGCCGCTACATGCACGAATACGGCGCCACGCGCGATCACCTGGCGAACGTCGCGCTCGCGTGCCGCAAGCACGCCAATCGTAACCCCAACGCGACGTTTTTCGACCGGCCGCTCACGCGCGAGCAGTACATGTCTGCCCGCTGGATCAGCGAGCCGCTCTGTTTGTTCGACAACTGCCTCGAAACCGACGGCGCGCTCGCTGTCGTCGTCACCAGCGCGGAGCGCGCCCGCGATGCGAAGCACCCGCCAGTGTACATCCACGCCTTTGCGCAAAGCATCCCCGAGCAATGTCAGCCCATGACGAACTACTTTTGCGACGACCCGCTGCGCGGCCCGGCGTGGGACTGTGCGCGCCTTTTGTGGTCGAAGAGCGACTTTAAGCCGCAGGATGTGCGCGTCGCGCAAATTTACGACGCCTTCACCCCGCTGATTTTGCTGTCGCTCGAAGGGTACGGCTTTTGCGGCCGCGGCGAGGGCGGCCCGTTCACTGAAGGCGGCGCCCTCGAGTGGCCCGATGGCCGGCTTCCGGTCAACACCTCGGGGGGCGGCCTCTCGGAGGCTTACGTGCACGGCTTCAACTTGATCCTCGAAGGAGTGCGGCAGATGCGCGGGACCTCCACGTGTCAGGTTCCCGACGCTCCGTGCTGCTTGATCACGAGCGGCGAAGGGGTACCGACGAGCGCACTGTTGCTGCGGAGGTCAGGATGA
- a CDS encoding aspartyl/asparaginyl beta-hydroxylase domain-containing protein gives MSALRPVDTAVPASSFGENEPLYFRIYGNYAGAGPRFYDPATLPWTAILRRECPAIRAELQAYLEHGGRFAEHFIPDRVDIRGWGGIKLVTQRRPYRQALRAFPHTASVLATIPDLVSASFSVLEPGARLPQHCGDTNLFYRAHLGLVVPGPAELCGIEVDGERRGWEEGGVVVFNDARRHYVWNLSDRPRIILMCDVMKPEYGGGNLRNCSLVLGAIALLYLQFRVPFLQRLPRPAIRAMHEAASLPFRAYLAACAWPPGLAPDRRHGATLE, from the coding sequence ATGAGTGCACTTCGACCGGTAGACACGGCAGTTCCGGCGAGCAGCTTTGGGGAAAACGAGCCGCTCTACTTCCGCATTTACGGGAACTATGCGGGGGCAGGACCGCGCTTTTACGATCCCGCAACTTTGCCGTGGACTGCAATCTTGCGGCGCGAGTGCCCAGCAATTCGCGCGGAGCTGCAAGCCTACTTGGAGCACGGCGGCCGCTTCGCTGAGCACTTCATCCCCGATCGGGTGGACATTCGCGGGTGGGGTGGAATCAAGCTCGTTACCCAGCGGCGCCCCTATCGCCAGGCGTTGCGCGCGTTTCCGCATACCGCCTCGGTGTTAGCGACAATTCCTGACCTAGTGTCCGCCTCGTTCAGCGTGCTCGAACCCGGAGCGCGGTTGCCGCAACATTGTGGCGACACCAATCTTTTTTACCGTGCGCACCTGGGGCTGGTCGTGCCGGGTCCGGCGGAGTTGTGCGGAATCGAAGTTGACGGTGAGCGGCGCGGTTGGGAGGAAGGCGGAGTGGTGGTGTTCAACGATGCCCGGCGACACTACGTGTGGAACTTGAGCGACCGCCCGCGCATCATCCTCATGTGCGACGTGATGAAGCCCGAGTACGGCGGCGGCAACCTGAGAAATTGTTCCTTGGTGCTCGGCGCAATTGCCCTGCTGTACTTGCAGTTCCGCGTGCCGTTTTTGCAGCGACTCCCCCGACCTGCGATCCGTGCGATGCACGAGGCCGCGAGCCTACCGTTTCGTGCTTACCTGGCCGCCTGTGCTTGGCCACCCGGCCTCGCGCCCGACCGGCGACACGGAGCGACTCTCGAGTAG